A stretch of Dehalococcoidia bacterium DNA encodes these proteins:
- a CDS encoding DUF2182 domain-containing protein produces MAATAPAPPLLARQRALILGSLLALAAACWAVVIWQSATTNSMSASLTMGMAAPLFIATWVAMMAAMMFPASAPMILAFARVHAARRERGRPFVPAWIFTGAYLLVWTGAGIVAFLLATAADRLAGRSPWLMDHAARIGGVVLILAGLYQLSPLKGRCLSKCRTPLSFIATSWRDGRGGAVRMGLEHGAYCLGCCWLLFALLFPLGVMNIAAMAALTALVFAEKALPFGRMLAPVAAVALIAWGAAVLFWPAALPTTLGM; encoded by the coding sequence GTGGCCGCCACTGCCCCCGCCCCGCCGCTGCTCGCCCGCCAGCGGGCGCTGATCCTCGGCTCGCTGCTGGCGCTGGCCGCGGCCTGCTGGGCCGTGGTGATCTGGCAGTCGGCGACCACGAACAGCATGAGCGCCAGCCTGACGATGGGCATGGCCGCACCGCTCTTCATCGCGACCTGGGTGGCGATGATGGCGGCGATGATGTTCCCCGCCTCGGCGCCGATGATCCTGGCCTTCGCTCGCGTGCACGCCGCGCGCCGCGAGCGTGGCCGGCCCTTCGTGCCCGCCTGGATCTTCACCGGCGCCTACCTGCTCGTCTGGACGGGCGCCGGCATCGTCGCCTTCCTGCTCGCCACCGCCGCCGACCGGCTGGCCGGCCGCTCACCCTGGCTGATGGATCATGCGGCGCGCATCGGCGGCGTGGTGCTGATCCTGGCGGGGCTGTACCAGCTCTCGCCGCTGAAGGGCCGCTGCCTCTCGAAGTGCCGTACGCCGCTCTCCTTCATCGCTACCTCGTGGCGCGACGGCCGCGGCGGTGCCGTGCGCATGGGGCTGGAGCACGGCGCCTACTGCCTGGGCTGCTGCTGGCTGCTGTTCGCGCTGCTCTTCCCGCTCGGCGTGATGAACATCGCGGCGATGGCGGCGCTTACCGCGCTCGTCTTCGCGGAGAAGGCGCTGCCCTTCGGGCGCATGCTGGCGCCGGTCGCCGCGGTCGCGTTGATCGCCTGGGGCGCGGCCGTGCTTTTCTGGCCCGCCGCGCTGCCCACCACGCTGGGCATGTGA